A region of Thermococcus barossii DNA encodes the following proteins:
- the trm14 gene encoding tRNA (guanine(6)-N2)-methyltransferase codes for MRFLMTTSKGIEDLARAEVENLLSALGVPFRVEEKPLGVEGRVLAEVGEAYYTNEKGRKRELSVSTYLNERSRLLHRVIMEIASYRFEGIEDAEPEKALKRIEDFVSELPVERFVKVSESFAVRSFRKGEHRITSLDISKTVGKAIFDRLSRFGTPKVNLDHPAVIFRAELIGNVFFLGIDTTGDSSLHKRPWRVYDHPAHLKASIANALIELAEPDGGSFIDPFCGSGTIPIELALRGYDGRIIGLEKYRKHLRGAEMNALSAGVLESIDFVLGDATRLSEYVESVDFSVSNLPYGLKIGRKSAIPKLYADFFSELSKVLEKRGVFITTEKRAIEKAITENGFEIKHHRLIGHGGLMVHTYVIE; via the coding sequence ATGCGGTTTTTAATGACTACTTCGAAAGGAATTGAGGATCTCGCAAGGGCTGAGGTGGAAAACCTGCTCTCCGCATTGGGAGTTCCGTTTCGAGTGGAGGAGAAGCCGCTCGGCGTGGAAGGACGGGTTCTGGCCGAGGTCGGTGAGGCTTATTACACCAATGAGAAGGGAAGAAAGCGTGAGTTAAGCGTTTCAACCTATCTAAACGAGCGCTCAAGGCTCCTCCACCGCGTAATCATGGAAATAGCGAGCTATAGGTTTGAGGGAATCGAAGATGCCGAGCCGGAAAAAGCCCTCAAACGGATCGAAGATTTTGTCTCAGAGCTTCCAGTGGAAAGGTTCGTCAAGGTGAGCGAGAGCTTTGCCGTGCGTTCCTTCAGAAAGGGCGAACACAGGATAACGAGTCTCGACATCTCAAAGACCGTCGGAAAGGCCATCTTCGACAGGCTCTCGCGCTTTGGAACACCGAAGGTGAACCTCGACCATCCGGCGGTCATCTTCCGGGCGGAGCTGATTGGGAACGTCTTCTTCCTAGGGATAGACACGACCGGAGATAGCTCCCTCCACAAGAGACCATGGAGGGTTTACGACCATCCTGCACACCTTAAAGCCAGCATAGCCAACGCACTGATAGAGCTCGCGGAACCTGACGGAGGTTCGTTCATAGACCCCTTCTGCGGCTCTGGGACGATACCAATAGAGCTCGCCCTGAGGGGATACGATGGGAGGATAATCGGCCTCGAAAAGTACCGCAAGCATCTGCGCGGTGCCGAGATGAACGCACTCTCCGCAGGGGTTCTGGAAAGTATAGATTTCGTTTTAGGAGACGCAACCAGGCTGAGTGAATACGTCGAAAGCGTGGACTTCTCGGTAAGCAACCTGCCCTACGGGCTGAAGATCGGGCGGAAGAGCGCGATTCCAAAGCTCTACGCGGATTTCTTCTCGGAGCTTTCCAAAGTCCTTGAGAAGCGCGGCGTCTTCATAACGACTGAGAAGAGGGCGATAGAGAAGGCCATAACCGAGAACGGCTTCGAAATCAAGCATCACAGGCTAATAGGGCACGGTGGTCTGATGGTACACACCTACGTGATAGAATAG
- a CDS encoding GTPase, giving the protein MKQRKAWRVVREVIDEADIIVEVVDARDPIGTRNRKLERLVQEEGKPLLIVMNKADLVPKEWAEEYKRKSEIPVVFISARQRKGTGILRKEIKRLAKPLLDETEKVKVALIGYPNVGKSTIINTLKGKKAVGTAPIPGYTKGKQLIRLSKRIWLLDSPGVVPIDDFDELVIKGGFPADKIDEPVKPALKLVGRILETRKEALTEKFGIEEFESEEDILRKIGERRGLIKSGGEVDLEETARWFLREWQTGRFTLFGKEGEKAQEFVLDFENVLDGIERDLLLDPRRILWKYGDELRKKLEGTKRVGIREIEGFTVGIATGFKKCDGGIKLLERLTGRHVLASECFGKKWKGVVVIME; this is encoded by the coding sequence ATGAAGCAGAGGAAAGCCTGGAGGGTGGTGAGGGAGGTAATAGACGAGGCTGACATAATCGTTGAGGTAGTTGACGCTCGCGATCCGATTGGAACGAGGAACAGGAAACTTGAGAGGCTCGTCCAGGAAGAAGGAAAGCCGCTTCTCATAGTCATGAACAAGGCGGATTTGGTTCCCAAGGAATGGGCCGAGGAGTACAAGAGAAAAAGCGAGATACCCGTTGTTTTCATCTCCGCGAGACAGAGGAAAGGGACGGGAATACTAAGGAAAGAAATCAAAAGGCTCGCAAAGCCGCTCCTCGATGAAACGGAAAAGGTCAAAGTGGCCCTCATCGGCTATCCCAACGTGGGTAAGAGCACAATAATCAACACACTGAAGGGTAAGAAAGCCGTTGGTACCGCCCCCATCCCTGGCTACACGAAGGGGAAGCAGCTAATAAGGCTGAGCAAAAGAATATGGCTCCTCGACAGTCCCGGAGTGGTTCCAATAGACGACTTCGACGAGCTGGTGATTAAGGGCGGCTTCCCGGCGGACAAGATAGATGAGCCCGTCAAGCCCGCCCTCAAACTCGTCGGCAGGATTCTTGAGACGAGGAAGGAGGCGCTGACCGAAAAGTTCGGCATTGAAGAGTTCGAGAGCGAGGAGGATATCCTGAGGAAGATAGGTGAAAGGAGAGGGCTGATAAAGTCCGGCGGCGAGGTCGACCTGGAAGAAACTGCCCGCTGGTTCCTCAGAGAGTGGCAGACCGGCCGCTTTACACTCTTTGGGAAGGAAGGAGAGAAAGCCCAGGAGTTCGTCCTTGACTTTGAGAATGTCCTGGATGGGATAGAGAGAGACCTGCTCCTCGATCCGCGCAGGATTCTGTGGAAGTACGGGGACGAGCTAAGGAAAAAGCTTGAGGGCACAAAACGCGTTGGAATAAGGGAGATAGAGGGCTTCACCGTCGGCATAGCAACGGGATTCAAGAAATGTGACGGCGGGATTAAGCTCCTGGAGAGGCTCACCGGCAGGCACGTTCTCGCGAGCGAATGCTTCGGGAAGAAGTGGAAGGGTGTAGTGGTCATAATGGAGTGA
- a CDS encoding TIGR04076 family protein: MERLEIAVIEIRGKCPVFNLGDRIVIEGPHVKLDETDAICTHAFASLLPYIVALRKGIKPSELGLGKGEKAYVQCLDPGPPYTEGGTVIFEITVVRDEAEESLEGGEGGNRRG, from the coding sequence ATGGAGCGGTTAGAGATTGCCGTAATAGAAATCCGGGGAAAATGTCCCGTTTTTAATCTGGGCGACAGAATCGTGATAGAGGGGCCCCATGTCAAACTCGACGAGACCGATGCGATCTGCACCCATGCCTTCGCATCTCTGCTCCCGTACATCGTGGCCCTCCGAAAGGGTATTAAGCCCAGTGAACTAGGCCTTGGCAAGGGGGAGAAGGCGTACGTTCAGTGCCTCGACCCGGGACCGCCCTACACCGAGGGGGGAACGGTAATCTTCGAGATAACGGTGGTGCGGGATGAAGCAGAGGAAAGCCTGGAGGGTGGTGAGGGAGGTAATAGACGAGGCTGA
- a CDS encoding DUF515 domain-containing protein, which yields MVVLNVSEDIEAKIRRLRELGKASVEPETPKTAKPPVKKPPKKPRPVGSIRERERRRRILIGASIVIIVILIISIGAYIYMENRAAEQLTRAKNKKLAEVNYYFKPGSELMNTTFGKNARDDLIRKINAAQTVEEVESIDVKAAYQNAWNQYQAYLEEQHRLEMERQLNQTKKEKISQIEAQFSQLLAMPLPDSLKKKVVDSMNSIEEQIMSATSEQQVEAVNADPYLLELWREYYYYIIDTIPTQNVILEKDNVKRIVSKSDAKAVLGGILDYRELMHYKVYKVEFVDIALVLSRDKINGAFLAPGDKIMIFAKNATNAPFKEIVNEGYVELVLLPTEAGTISVNEAQTQTSSSSTSSSTQYSEQHDTQYTPGDASITNGQAISDIYSNSQTASQSASASYTYNVDLTEILKAIAAGKIQASEDVKEQLRAYGWEIVDLEKESGMLVLDPNTQFLVIVKVPSIFVPDILSNQQYIYIAKVAT from the coding sequence ATGGTGGTGCTCAACGTGTCCGAGGATATTGAGGCGAAAATCCGCCGCCTTAGAGAGCTGGGTAAAGCCAGCGTAGAGCCTGAAACCCCCAAAACGGCCAAGCCCCCTGTCAAGAAACCTCCCAAAAAGCCCCGTCCCGTGGGCAGCATAAGGGAGAGGGAAAGAAGGAGACGCATTCTCATTGGTGCATCGATAGTCATCATCGTGATTTTAATAATTTCTATAGGAGCTTACATCTACATGGAAAACCGTGCCGCCGAGCAGCTTACCCGGGCTAAAAACAAAAAACTCGCCGAGGTCAACTACTACTTCAAGCCGGGAAGCGAGCTCATGAACACAACGTTTGGAAAGAACGCTAGGGATGATTTGATCAGAAAGATAAACGCGGCCCAGACGGTTGAGGAGGTCGAATCAATAGACGTTAAAGCCGCGTATCAGAATGCTTGGAACCAGTATCAGGCTTACCTTGAGGAACAGCACCGCCTTGAGATGGAGAGACAACTCAACCAGACCAAGAAGGAAAAGATAAGCCAGATAGAGGCCCAGTTCAGCCAGCTCCTTGCGATGCCACTGCCGGACAGCCTTAAGAAGAAGGTTGTTGATTCAATGAACAGTATTGAGGAGCAGATTATGAGTGCAACCAGCGAGCAGCAGGTCGAGGCCGTTAACGCGGATCCGTACCTCCTTGAGCTCTGGAGGGAGTACTATTACTACATCATCGACACAATTCCGACACAGAACGTCATCCTGGAGAAGGATAACGTTAAGAGAATAGTCAGCAAATCCGACGCAAAGGCCGTTCTGGGTGGGATACTGGACTACAGGGAACTTATGCATTACAAGGTCTACAAGGTGGAGTTCGTTGACATCGCCCTTGTCCTCTCAAGGGACAAGATAAACGGTGCCTTCCTGGCTCCGGGTGACAAGATAATGATATTTGCCAAGAACGCGACCAACGCACCGTTCAAGGAGATAGTGAACGAGGGCTACGTAGAACTGGTTCTCCTCCCAACGGAGGCCGGAACGATTTCAGTAAACGAGGCGCAGACCCAGACCAGCTCATCGAGCACCAGTTCGTCAACCCAGTACTCCGAGCAGCACGACACCCAGTACACGCCGGGGGATGCGTCCATAACCAACGGCCAGGCCATAAGTGACATCTACTCCAACTCCCAGACCGCCAGCCAGAGCGCCTCCGCCAGCTACACATATAACGTCGACCTGACGGAGATACTCAAGGCAATAGCGGCCGGAAAGATACAGGCCAGTGAGGACGTCAAGGAGCAGCTCAGGGCCTATGGATGGGAAATAGTTGACCTTGAGAAGGAATCCGGTATGCTCGTACTCGACCCGAACACCCAGTTCCTGGTTATAGTGAAGGTTCCGTCAATATTCGTGCCCGACATACTCTCCAACCAGCAGTACATTTACATCGCTAAGGTCGCCACCTGA
- a CDS encoding CpaF family protein produces MPDEKKKKKETISWIDEILSGEDDLLENVLKKEDKTKEEEEEHLPFVKEEGGVDLEEILSRPSPEEALTNRPTGADILGEILTTKEEAPKEEPKPAPKPKPPTTLQDILGSSVPAEETTYVGKAEVLDAYGNVRILRIKGEPVPIYEIRLPKLSREEEELFKRIKDRAITELQIDPSAFPDLEERRRVFMNAVRRMIKDEAPHFSEGRIEVLTEMIVQSMIGYGKLDPLVRDDNLEEIMVIGTNRPVYVWHRRFNMCKTNIVFPEEKEILNIIERIAREVGRRIDQQSPLLDARLPDGSRVNATIPPISLDGPTITIRKFKKDPLTIIDLIKYGTMNTEIAALLWIFVDGLGVKPANVLVAGGTGSGKTTTLNSLAMFIPPSERVITIEDTAELQLPVEHWIRLETRPPNVEGKGEITMDDLVKNTLRMRPDRIIVGEVRGPEARTMFTAMNTGHDGCMGTIHSNSARETIVRLESPPMNVPRIMIPALDIIIMQVRFHSRKKGTIRRITEIAEVSGIEAESVQLNKLYKYDPAKDELIPTGVPSRTLNTLAHHTGMSISELEFEKEKRKIILDWMIEQGIRSIDKVGHYIRQFYIDEEALLKRIQAESSIETSKQVKNLI; encoded by the coding sequence GTGCCGGATGAGAAGAAAAAGAAGAAAGAAACAATCTCATGGATTGATGAGATCCTGAGCGGAGAGGATGACCTCCTTGAGAACGTCCTTAAAAAGGAGGATAAAACCAAGGAAGAAGAGGAGGAACACCTTCCCTTTGTGAAGGAAGAGGGAGGGGTTGATTTAGAGGAGATCCTCAGTAGGCCATCCCCGGAGGAAGCCCTCACCAACAGACCTACCGGTGCCGATATTCTCGGCGAGATACTCACCACCAAGGAAGAGGCCCCCAAGGAGGAACCCAAACCCGCTCCCAAGCCCAAACCACCGACCACCCTTCAGGATATCCTCGGCTCGTCGGTTCCTGCGGAGGAGACCACCTACGTGGGGAAGGCCGAGGTTCTTGATGCCTATGGAAACGTCCGCATACTTCGCATTAAGGGTGAACCCGTTCCCATATATGAAATACGCCTCCCCAAGCTGAGCCGCGAGGAGGAAGAGCTCTTCAAGAGGATTAAGGACAGAGCAATAACCGAGCTCCAGATAGATCCGTCCGCATTTCCGGACCTGGAAGAACGTAGGCGTGTCTTCATGAACGCCGTCAGAAGGATGATAAAGGACGAGGCTCCCCACTTCTCGGAGGGCAGGATCGAGGTCCTCACCGAGATGATAGTTCAGTCCATGATAGGTTACGGTAAGCTCGATCCCCTGGTTAGGGACGACAATCTTGAGGAAATCATGGTCATCGGGACCAACAGGCCGGTTTACGTCTGGCACAGGCGCTTCAATATGTGTAAGACCAACATAGTCTTCCCGGAGGAGAAGGAGATACTCAACATCATCGAGAGGATAGCGAGGGAAGTGGGCAGGAGAATTGATCAGCAGAGCCCGCTCCTGGATGCCCGCCTTCCTGACGGAAGCCGTGTCAACGCGACCATTCCACCCATCAGCCTAGATGGCCCCACCATAACCATCCGCAAGTTCAAGAAGGATCCGCTCACGATAATCGACCTCATCAAGTACGGAACCATGAACACAGAGATAGCGGCCCTGCTATGGATATTCGTGGACGGCCTTGGAGTTAAGCCGGCCAACGTTCTCGTTGCAGGGGGCACTGGTTCCGGTAAGACCACCACTCTGAACTCCCTCGCCATGTTCATTCCGCCAAGCGAGCGTGTGATAACGATAGAGGACACGGCCGAGCTCCAGCTTCCGGTTGAGCACTGGATAAGGCTTGAGACGAGGCCACCCAACGTCGAGGGTAAGGGCGAGATTACCATGGACGACCTCGTTAAAAACACCCTCCGTATGCGTCCCGACAGGATTATCGTCGGTGAGGTTCGTGGGCCAGAGGCGAGGACCATGTTCACCGCGATGAACACGGGACACGACGGTTGTATGGGAACAATCCACTCCAACAGCGCGAGGGAGACGATAGTGAGGCTTGAAAGTCCGCCCATGAACGTTCCCAGGATAATGATACCCGCACTGGACATCATTATAATGCAGGTCAGGTTCCACAGCAGAAAGAAGGGAACCATAAGGCGCATAACCGAGATAGCTGAGGTATCTGGAATCGAGGCTGAGAGCGTCCAGCTCAACAAGCTCTACAAATATGATCCAGCCAAGGATGAGCTGATACCGACAGGAGTCCCGAGCAGAACCCTGAACACGCTGGCCCACCATACGGGTATGAGCATATCCGAACTCGAGTTTGAAAAGGAGAAACGCAAGATAATCCTTGACTGGATGATAGAGCAGGGCATCAGAAGCATTGATAAGGTTGGCCACTACATAAGGCAGTTCTACATAGATGAAGAGGCGCTGCTGAAGAGGATTCAGGCCGAAAGCAGCATTGAAACCAGCAAGCAGGTTAAGAATCTGATCTAA
- a CDS encoding type II secretion system F family protein, with translation MGVVKAITDFLERLGGKTVEVAEKPLRRIPQGKSVQERLRALKELQKEIEKERTEEEREKEIEEILEWRRKEIQKPFSERLAETVLRYFKGPVQALTGSLKGLDQELYRASILMPQEKYVALMLAVAVFSGIFGFLFAYLLYIPLDMSVLVGFLGFVGGFMYMRYYPRMVWKRRVAEVERAMPYALRHMASLLSAGVGISEALLSVARADYGVISEEFELILRDMRTGSSFEDALTKFDEKMGSENVSRVVKQILRAIKFGGNLSEILYKLAEDFAFEYRMKLIEYVQRVNGIAFIYMFMTIVMPTMFVVGILAGSVMAQQLILPPETLAIILLFAFPALSFIVVNMIKKGEPR, from the coding sequence GTGGGCGTCGTTAAAGCCATCACCGACTTTTTGGAGCGCCTAGGGGGGAAGACTGTAGAGGTTGCCGAGAAGCCTCTGCGTAGAATCCCCCAGGGCAAAAGTGTGCAGGAGAGGCTCCGAGCGCTCAAAGAACTACAGAAGGAAATCGAAAAGGAGAGAACCGAAGAGGAAAGGGAGAAGGAAATAGAGGAAATCTTGGAGTGGAGGAGAAAGGAAATCCAGAAGCCTTTCTCCGAGAGACTGGCCGAGACCGTGCTCCGCTACTTCAAAGGACCTGTCCAAGCTCTCACGGGCTCCCTCAAGGGTCTCGACCAAGAGCTTTACCGGGCAAGCATATTGATGCCCCAGGAGAAGTACGTTGCACTGATGCTGGCTGTTGCGGTGTTCTCTGGCATCTTTGGTTTCCTGTTTGCATATCTCCTGTACATTCCCCTCGATATGTCGGTCCTCGTTGGATTCCTTGGCTTCGTTGGCGGCTTCATGTACATGAGGTACTACCCACGCATGGTGTGGAAGCGCAGGGTGGCCGAGGTTGAGAGGGCGATGCCCTACGCCCTGAGGCACATGGCCTCTCTCCTCAGTGCGGGCGTCGGTATATCGGAGGCCCTGCTATCAGTAGCCCGTGCCGATTACGGTGTCATATCAGAGGAGTTCGAGCTAATCCTTAGAGACATGAGGACGGGTTCCTCCTTTGAGGATGCCCTCACCAAGTTTGACGAGAAGATGGGCTCTGAAAACGTCAGCCGTGTCGTCAAGCAGATACTCAGGGCGATAAAGTTCGGTGGAAACCTCTCTGAGATACTCTACAAGCTGGCCGAGGACTTTGCCTTCGAGTACAGGATGAAGCTCATAGAGTACGTCCAGAGGGTCAACGGTATAGCGTTCATCTATATGTTCATGACCATAGTCATGCCCACCATGTTCGTCGTTGGAATTCTCGCCGGTTCGGTGATGGCACAGCAGCTCATACTGCCTCCGGAGACCCTTGCGATTATACTGCTGTTTGCCTTCCCGGCGCTGTCGTTCATAGTGGTCAACATGATTAAGAAGGGAGAGCCGAGGTGA
- a CDS encoding type II secretion system F family protein, translating to MAGGLSGALVTLIERIVPKRWMRRYEVFIYSSGINFLAAEYLIVSILVGIIGAVIVDMFSTALYAVLTFVALFGAMAFGYPYWRISKRIDEMEKMLPDAFFYLASSLRAGISFSEALEELTTAKFGSLTEEFKKTVAEIKKGRPTVDALRAFAIRNRKSPVIYRSMMIIIEALERGAPMSDVLVFVGNDVREILRIKQERKASTGMQVMFFIITSGFIGPLILGIVAQVMVAMSTGNVEFPVETVRAILLGFVALQAIVSGLGIGVIREGKYSAGIKYSLLLVVMGVAVFQGASALNLAV from the coding sequence ATGGCGGGAGGATTGTCAGGGGCTCTTGTCACTCTCATTGAAAGGATTGTTCCAAAGCGATGGATGCGGCGCTATGAAGTGTTCATATACTCCTCCGGAATAAACTTTCTGGCGGCGGAGTACCTCATCGTCTCCATTCTGGTCGGGATAATAGGTGCCGTGATCGTTGACATGTTCTCCACCGCCCTCTATGCAGTTCTAACCTTTGTAGCTCTCTTTGGGGCAATGGCCTTCGGTTATCCCTACTGGAGGATCAGCAAGCGCATTGATGAGATGGAAAAGATGCTCCCGGATGCCTTCTTCTACCTGGCCAGTTCACTCAGGGCGGGCATATCCTTCTCTGAGGCCCTTGAAGAGCTGACCACAGCCAAATTCGGCTCGCTGACTGAGGAGTTCAAGAAGACCGTCGCCGAGATAAAGAAGGGCCGTCCAACCGTCGATGCCCTCAGAGCGTTTGCGATAAGGAACAGAAAGTCCCCAGTAATCTACCGTTCAATGATGATCATCATAGAAGCCCTCGAAAGGGGTGCCCCAATGAGCGATGTCCTTGTCTTCGTTGGAAACGATGTCAGGGAGATACTCAGAATAAAGCAGGAGAGAAAGGCCTCAACGGGCATGCAGGTGATGTTTTTCATAATAACCAGCGGATTCATAGGGCCGCTCATACTCGGCATAGTCGCCCAGGTAATGGTGGCAATGAGCACTGGTAACGTGGAGTTCCCTGTGGAGACCGTGAGGGCAATATTGCTTGGATTCGTCGCCCTCCAGGCGATTGTTTCGGGCCTTGGAATAGGCGTTATAAGAGAAGGGAAATATTCAGCAGGCATAAAGTACAGCCTGCTGCTCGTGGTAATGGGCGTGGCGGTCTTCCAGGGGGCCTCAGCTCTCAATCTCGCCGTCTGA
- a CDS encoding FKBP-type peptidyl-prolyl cis-trans isomerase, with the protein MKIEAGDFVVFHYVGKFENGEVFDTSYEDIARENEIYVEEREYGPLGVNVGVGEIIPGLDEALIGMELGEKKTVTIPPEKAYGMPNPELVIEVAKTEFSNVGIEPIEGMYVMTDSGIAKILKVGEENVTLDFNHPLAGKTLVFEVEIVDIQKAKEEASDGEIES; encoded by the coding sequence ATGAAGATTGAAGCTGGAGATTTTGTGGTGTTTCACTACGTCGGGAAATTCGAGAACGGCGAAGTTTTTGATACCAGTTACGAGGACATTGCCAGGGAGAACGAGATATACGTGGAGGAAAGGGAATACGGTCCCCTTGGCGTCAACGTCGGTGTTGGCGAGATAATCCCCGGCCTTGACGAGGCTCTCATCGGCATGGAACTCGGGGAGAAGAAAACCGTCACGATACCCCCGGAGAAGGCCTACGGAATGCCCAACCCGGAGCTTGTAATTGAAGTGGCAAAGACCGAGTTCTCAAACGTAGGCATAGAACCCATAGAAGGAATGTACGTCATGACGGACTCTGGAATCGCCAAGATACTCAAGGTCGGCGAGGAGAACGTCACCCTCGACTTCAACCACCCGCTGGCCGGAAAGACCCTCGTCTTCGAGGTGGAGATAGTCGACATACAGAAAGCTAAAGAAGAGGCCTCAGACGGCGAGATTGAGAGCTGA
- a CDS encoding DUF2118 family protein: MERIPRLYVETPPEECLEGRKVKRDCVVISGNVEVWLREGESVPDFIDIEGAKFLAKEVYDRFYLYVDRMEGRMLADAILVLPDGRTRIHLKKDDELLVLPVEGYTKTLIANVGNRVRTGDAFAAITTRKGEVHYLKPPRTGTVVFIDEVTNRPHYVYYILPEE; the protein is encoded by the coding sequence ATGGAAAGGATTCCGAGGCTTTACGTTGAGACTCCTCCAGAGGAGTGCCTTGAGGGAAGAAAGGTCAAGAGGGACTGCGTGGTCATCAGCGGGAACGTTGAGGTCTGGCTCCGGGAGGGTGAGAGCGTTCCAGACTTCATTGACATCGAAGGTGCCAAATTCCTCGCGAAGGAGGTTTACGACAGGTTCTACCTGTACGTTGACAGGATGGAGGGAAGGATGCTTGCCGACGCCATCCTCGTCCTTCCCGACGGGAGAACCAGGATACACCTGAAGAAGGATGATGAACTGCTCGTCCTTCCCGTTGAGGGATACACGAAAACACTGATAGCGAACGTTGGCAACAGAGTGCGGACCGGAGATGCCTTCGCGGCGATAACCACCAGAAAAGGCGAGGTTCACTACCTCAAACCGCCCAGAACAGGGACCGTTGTCTTCATAGACGAGGTGACCAACAGGCCGCACTACGTTTACTACATACTCCCCGAGGAGTGA
- a CDS encoding DUF4129 domain-containing protein produces MSTRVKLLALSGLLFSLMTLMVNYSASTSETSQKSPAHWAGVLMMVLAVVGLLVLIGIFLGWRDPFQRFESRGTGILVKYLMAIALILGVVSVGRLLGKNSAVKHVSNNSTSLNASGVINGSVIVHDSSYYNGTPISPTRHSLPSQYLLYIVLLFAIAVFAHLAVTQYRTYMRRKEREEMKLRAELFDRKLDELGLEMFDNPREAIVGIYKNAVLWLDYLGIPYRESWTHWEHAERVKYMHDAFVELTRLFEKAKYAPEKITWNDAKKALEVYRGMRRGVDEV; encoded by the coding sequence ATGTCCACCAGGGTAAAATTGCTGGCCCTCTCTGGACTCCTGTTTTCGCTGATGACCCTCATGGTCAACTACAGCGCATCTACTTCCGAGACTTCTCAGAAAAGCCCTGCCCACTGGGCCGGAGTCCTCATGATGGTTCTCGCTGTGGTCGGCCTGCTGGTTCTCATTGGCATATTCCTCGGGTGGAGGGATCCCTTTCAGCGGTTCGAATCCCGTGGGACGGGTATTCTCGTCAAGTACCTTATGGCGATTGCCCTCATTCTTGGGGTTGTATCAGTGGGGCGTTTACTTGGGAAAAACTCCGCCGTGAAACATGTCTCCAACAACAGCACCTCTCTGAATGCTTCCGGAGTTATCAACGGCTCGGTTATCGTTCATGATTCCAGCTACTACAACGGCACCCCGATATCGCCAACGAGGCACTCCCTGCCCTCACAGTATCTTCTCTACATCGTACTGCTCTTCGCGATAGCGGTGTTTGCCCACCTCGCCGTGACCCAGTACAGGACGTACATGAGGAGGAAGGAGCGGGAGGAGATGAAGCTCAGGGCCGAACTCTTTGACAGGAAACTCGACGAACTCGGCCTTGAGATGTTTGACAATCCAAGGGAGGCCATCGTGGGCATATACAAGAACGCCGTGCTCTGGCTGGACTACCTTGGGATACCCTACAGGGAGAGCTGGACGCACTGGGAGCACGCCGAGCGCGTGAAGTACATGCACGATGCATTCGTCGAGCTCACGCGACTCTTCGAAAAGGCCAAATACGCCCCCGAGAAAATAACTTGGAATGATGCCAAGAAGGCCCTCGAAGTTTACCGCGGAATGAGGAGGGGCGTCGATGAAGTTTAA
- a CDS encoding AAA family ATPase, which produces MKIEEVSAKGNAVLEEVKKAIVGKDEVLRLILTTILADGHILLEDLPGLAKTLMAKSFATALGVRFRRVQFTPDLLPSDILGVSVFNQKTLEFEFKKGPVFTNILLADEINRAPPKTQSALLEAMQERQVTVEGNTYELKRPFIVVATQNPIEQEGTYPLPEAQLDRFLIRLRVGYPSRDEEIEILRRRMARKKEEVDIKPVLTPEEVVEMQRAVEDVYVSDAILEYITDIVLATREDRKEIEVGASPRGSLALLKLSRAYAALEGRDYVIPDDVKAVAVPALSHRLILKRELWYTKVSQETIMEKLLERVPVPKFE; this is translated from the coding sequence ATGAAAATAGAAGAGGTAAGCGCCAAGGGTAACGCCGTCCTTGAGGAGGTCAAGAAGGCGATAGTCGGAAAGGACGAGGTCCTGAGACTCATACTGACGACGATTTTGGCGGACGGGCACATACTTCTGGAGGACCTTCCGGGACTTGCAAAGACGCTCATGGCCAAGAGCTTCGCAACGGCTCTGGGGGTCAGGTTCAGGCGCGTCCAGTTCACGCCCGACCTTCTCCCCAGCGACATCCTCGGTGTCAGCGTCTTCAACCAGAAAACCCTTGAGTTCGAGTTCAAAAAGGGGCCGGTTTTCACGAACATACTCCTGGCGGACGAGATAAACCGTGCCCCGCCCAAGACCCAGAGCGCCCTGCTGGAGGCCATGCAGGAGAGACAGGTTACCGTTGAGGGGAACACCTACGAGCTGAAGAGACCCTTCATAGTAGTCGCCACCCAGAACCCGATAGAGCAGGAGGGAACCTATCCGCTTCCCGAGGCCCAGCTGGACAGGTTCCTCATCAGGCTCCGCGTCGGTTATCCGAGCAGGGACGAGGAGATTGAGATACTCCGCCGGAGAATGGCGAGGAAAAAGGAAGAGGTTGACATAAAACCTGTCCTGACTCCCGAAGAAGTTGTTGAGATGCAGAGGGCAGTGGAAGACGTCTACGTCAGCGATGCAATCCTTGAGTACATAACCGACATAGTTCTGGCGACGAGGGAGGACAGGAAGGAGATAGAGGTCGGGGCATCGCCCAGGGGAAGCCTCGCCCTGCTCAAGCTCTCCAGGGCATATGCCGCTCTTGAGGGAAGGGATTACGTCATCCCTGACGACGTTAAGGCCGTGGCAGTTCCGGCGCTGAGCCACAGGCTCATTCTCAAGCGCGAGCTGTGGTACACAAAGGTGAGCCAGGAGACCATAATGGAGAAGCTCCTTGAGCGCGTTCCGGTTCCCAAGTTTGAGTGA